A window of the Paraburkholderia sp. ZP32-5 genome harbors these coding sequences:
- a CDS encoding ABC transporter substrate-binding protein, whose product MSKLQLSVAVGPYDRMRPLVDGEVQIEGVDPTFMLQEPEEIFFRALRHADYDICELSLSSYSVKTAAGTSAYVAIPVFPSRAFRHTSVYVNVNAGINKPEDLKGKRIGVPEYQLTANVWVRLFLEEEYGVKASDVTWVRGGYEDPTRVEKISLNLPKDVELVNAPEGKTISGMLEAGEIDALIGPRAPSCFDRGSPNVKYLFDDPQAEAAAWYRKTKLFPIMHTLGIRRTLVEQHPWLPMSVMKAFEKSKAIALHRLTDTSATKVTLPFIETQLRAARELMGEDFWPYGFATNEHTLNRFLAQHYAEGLSSRLLEAKDLFHPASLESFSI is encoded by the coding sequence GTGAGCAAGTTGCAGCTTTCTGTTGCGGTCGGCCCCTACGACCGGATGCGGCCTCTGGTTGACGGTGAAGTGCAGATCGAGGGCGTCGATCCGACGTTCATGTTGCAGGAACCGGAGGAAATCTTCTTTCGCGCGCTCCGCCATGCGGATTACGACATTTGTGAACTGTCGCTGAGCAGCTATTCGGTCAAGACGGCAGCGGGTACGTCGGCTTACGTTGCTATTCCGGTATTTCCGTCGCGCGCATTCCGTCACACGTCGGTGTATGTGAACGTGAATGCGGGTATCAACAAACCGGAAGATCTGAAAGGCAAGCGCATTGGCGTGCCGGAGTACCAGCTGACGGCAAACGTGTGGGTGCGCCTGTTCCTCGAAGAGGAATACGGTGTCAAGGCATCGGATGTCACGTGGGTGCGCGGTGGTTACGAAGACCCGACGCGCGTCGAAAAGATCAGCCTGAATCTGCCCAAAGATGTGGAGCTGGTGAATGCGCCGGAAGGCAAAACGATTTCCGGCATGCTCGAAGCCGGCGAAATCGATGCGCTGATCGGCCCGCGCGCACCGTCATGTTTCGATCGTGGTTCGCCGAACGTGAAGTATCTGTTCGATGATCCGCAGGCGGAAGCTGCTGCCTGGTATCGTAAAACGAAGCTGTTCCCGATCATGCACACGCTCGGCATCCGGCGCACGCTTGTCGAACAGCATCCGTGGCTGCCGATGTCGGTGATGAAGGCTTTCGAGAAATCGAAAGCGATCGCGCTTCACCGTCTGACCGATACGTCGGCGACGAAGGTCACGCTGCCGTTCATCGAGACCCAGCTTCGCGCCGCGCGTGAGCTGATGGGCGAAGATTTCTGGCCGTACGGTTTCGCCACGAACGAACATACGCTGAACCGGTTCCTCGCGCAGCATTACGCGGAAGGGCTGTCGAGCCGACTGCTGGAAGCGAAGGATCTGTTCCATCCGGCGAGCCTCGAAAGCTTCAGCATTTAA
- a CDS encoding 2Fe-2S iron-sulfur cluster-binding protein produces MDETLVNNQKHRITLAGTDQSFECDSDDVLLRSALRNDIAFPYECNVGACGNCKFELIEGDVDARWPEAPGWTAKDRERRRYLGCQSMPRGDCTIKLRPNQHYAPLHQPKRVTGTFTSRRSITHDIEEFRFELSDDMRFEPGQYALLTLPGVSGQRAYSMSNIVQGSQARVLDFQVRRVPNGQGSNALFDRLATGEQVEIDGPYGMAYLRRDVKRDILCLAGGSGLAPMISIARGVAQTPEMQGVKLHFLYGGRTPRDVCGRDMLEALENFGSHLHFDAAVSDASGEQWGGHTGFVHELAESKFGDGLRDMEIYFAGPPAMGQAIQKMLLARKVSFGQVHFDQFY; encoded by the coding sequence ATGGATGAGACTCTTGTGAATAACCAGAAACATCGCATCACGCTCGCGGGTACTGATCAGTCTTTCGAATGCGATAGCGATGATGTGCTGTTGCGATCGGCTCTTCGTAACGACATCGCGTTTCCGTACGAGTGCAACGTAGGCGCGTGCGGCAATTGCAAATTCGAACTGATCGAGGGCGACGTTGATGCCAGGTGGCCGGAAGCACCTGGCTGGACCGCGAAGGATCGCGAACGGCGTCGCTATCTTGGCTGTCAGAGCATGCCGCGAGGCGATTGCACGATCAAGTTGCGGCCGAATCAGCACTACGCGCCTTTGCATCAGCCGAAACGTGTGACGGGTACGTTCACGTCGCGCCGCTCGATTACGCATGACATCGAAGAGTTCCGTTTCGAGCTTTCGGATGACATGCGATTCGAGCCCGGCCAATACGCGCTATTAACGCTGCCCGGTGTCAGCGGTCAGCGCGCCTATTCGATGAGCAACATCGTGCAAGGCTCGCAAGCGCGAGTGCTCGATTTCCAGGTGCGTCGCGTACCGAACGGTCAGGGTAGCAACGCGCTATTCGACAGGTTGGCGACCGGCGAACAGGTCGAGATCGACGGCCCCTACGGCATGGCCTATCTGCGTCGTGACGTGAAGCGCGACATTCTGTGTCTCGCTGGCGGCTCGGGCCTCGCCCCGATGATTTCAATCGCGCGCGGTGTTGCGCAAACCCCTGAAATGCAAGGCGTCAAACTGCACTTCCTGTACGGAGGCCGTACGCCACGGGATGTGTGCGGACGTGACATGCTCGAAGCGCTCGAGAATTTCGGCTCGCATCTTCACTTCGACGCGGCCGTTTCGGATGCAAGTGGCGAGCAATGGGGCGGTCACACTGGCTTTGTGCATGAACTGGCCGAGTCGAAATTCGGTGACGGCCTGCGCGACATGGAGATCTATTTTGCAGGGCCGCCCGCGATGGGGCAGGCGATCCAGAAGATGCTGCTGGCGCGCAAGGTGTCGTTCGGGCAGGTGCACTTCGATCAGTTTTATTGA
- a CDS encoding IclR family transcriptional regulator — protein MRNNETEIETEEEQEGPRRLSSVTAALRLLKIFSEEEPELGISALSKRMGVAKSTVHRLCAALLAEGLLEQNPDNGRYRLGIQLFTLGALVRRRFDVTKQALPFLHVLRSQTDETVQLAILDDTSVVYMFNLESQQAIRMRSYIGVRKPASYTAEGHVLLASSTPDVVSRAIKQGLVARTPKTNTDTQVFLKMLEEVRRDGYAIDDEESEVGMRGIAAPVRDTTGTVVAAIGFGGPVQRLTKKALRAAVPHLIAAADGISATLGYHP, from the coding sequence ATGCGGAATAACGAAACGGAAATTGAAACGGAAGAGGAACAGGAGGGCCCGCGCAGGCTGTCATCGGTAACGGCGGCATTGCGGCTACTCAAGATATTTTCCGAAGAGGAACCGGAACTGGGCATTAGCGCATTGTCAAAGCGCATGGGCGTCGCAAAGAGCACCGTGCATCGTCTGTGCGCCGCGTTGCTTGCCGAGGGATTGCTGGAACAGAACCCGGATAACGGCCGTTATCGCCTCGGCATCCAGTTGTTCACACTCGGTGCGCTCGTGCGTCGTCGTTTCGACGTGACGAAACAGGCGCTGCCGTTCCTGCATGTATTGCGCAGTCAGACGGATGAAACCGTACAGCTCGCGATTCTCGACGATACGAGCGTCGTCTACATGTTCAACCTGGAAAGCCAGCAGGCGATCCGTATGCGCTCGTATATCGGTGTGCGGAAACCCGCCAGCTACACCGCGGAAGGGCATGTACTGCTCGCGTCGAGCACGCCGGATGTCGTGTCGCGCGCAATCAAGCAAGGGCTCGTTGCACGCACACCGAAGACGAACACCGATACGCAGGTGTTCCTGAAAATGCTGGAGGAAGTGCGTCGCGACGGTTACGCGATCGACGATGAGGAATCTGAAGTAGGCATGCGCGGTATTGCTGCACCCGTGCGTGACACTACGGGTACTGTCGTCGCGGCAATTGGTTTCGGTGGACCTGTACAGCGTCTCACGAAGAAGGCACTGCGCGCGGCGGTACCGCATCTGATCGCCGCGGCAGACGGTATTTCCGCAACTCTTGGCTATCACCCATGA
- a CDS encoding ABC transporter substrate-binding protein, translated as MKGIRMMGAALAVCFMLGSAAAMAAGLQTVHVGIADASSDVVFFIADKKGYFRAEGIDAKFIPFDSGAKMVAPLGSGQLEVAGGSPSAGLYNAVTRGIGIKIVADKGSTPAGYGYQPLLVRTDLVKSGRYKTLADLKGMKVAGSATGSASTSTMNEALKKAGLKPSDVERVYLGFPQHVMALENKAVDASLTTEPFATQAVRRGAAIRVMGDDQIYPNHQLAVLLYSDTFIHDHPDTAKAFMRAYLRAARDYNDALKDGKIAGPNADEVISILTQYTSIKDASLYRNIVPQGTNPDGKLNIASLENDLAYFKSHGDVKSDITVARVVDPSFAQAADAALGPYTPRTK; from the coding sequence GTGAAAGGCATCAGGATGATGGGCGCGGCGCTGGCCGTATGTTTCATGCTGGGTTCGGCCGCGGCAATGGCCGCGGGCTTGCAGACCGTTCACGTGGGTATCGCGGATGCGAGCAGTGACGTCGTGTTCTTTATTGCCGACAAGAAGGGCTACTTCCGCGCCGAAGGCATCGACGCGAAATTCATTCCGTTCGATTCCGGCGCAAAAATGGTTGCGCCGCTGGGCTCCGGGCAACTGGAGGTCGCGGGCGGTTCGCCATCCGCGGGGCTTTACAACGCAGTGACGCGCGGCATCGGCATCAAGATCGTCGCGGACAAAGGATCGACGCCGGCGGGATACGGCTATCAGCCGTTGCTGGTGCGCACGGATCTCGTCAAGAGCGGTCGCTACAAGACGCTCGCAGACCTGAAAGGCATGAAGGTTGCCGGCAGCGCGACCGGCAGTGCTTCTACATCCACGATGAATGAAGCGCTAAAAAAGGCAGGCCTTAAGCCGAGCGATGTCGAGCGCGTCTATCTGGGCTTTCCTCAGCACGTGATGGCACTCGAAAACAAGGCCGTCGATGCGTCTCTGACAACCGAGCCCTTTGCAACGCAGGCTGTTCGCCGTGGCGCGGCAATTCGGGTGATGGGCGATGACCAGATTTACCCGAATCATCAGCTTGCCGTGCTGCTCTATTCGGACACCTTCATCCACGATCATCCGGATACGGCCAAGGCGTTCATGCGCGCCTATCTGCGGGCAGCGCGCGATTACAACGATGCGCTGAAGGACGGCAAGATCGCGGGTCCGAACGCGGACGAAGTGATTTCGATCCTGACTCAGTACACCTCGATCAAGGATGCTTCGCTCTATCGCAACATCGTTCCTCAAGGCACGAATCCCGATGGCAAGCTCAACATCGCGAGCCTTGAAAATGATCTGGCGTACTTCAAGAGTCACGGCGATGTGAAGAGTGACATTACCGTTGCCCGGGTCGTTGATCCGTCTTTCGCGCAAGCAGCAGACGCAGCGCTTGGCCCGTACACGCCGCGCACGAAATAA
- a CDS encoding ABC transporter ATP-binding protein → MATIDSPVMQDVSAKIRLRNLTKSFETAGGTVTALDNVSLDISAGKFFMIVGPSGCGKTTLLRILANLETPTSGTVEITSPAQNRPSNSMVFQGDSLLPWMTVFDNAAYGLTLRGVPKARIRETVDYYLDRTGLTRFAKAYPHQLSGGMRQRVSIVRAFANDPDILLMDEPFSALDEQNKLLLQEELLRIWDETRKTVLFITHSVDEAATLGDHIMIMTAQPGRVKRIIDVPFQRPRSVLELRAQPEYGEFVYSIWGELREEVERVRSRDLGEKA, encoded by the coding sequence ATGGCAACGATCGATTCACCCGTGATGCAAGATGTATCCGCGAAAATCCGGCTCAGGAATCTGACGAAGTCGTTCGAGACAGCGGGCGGCACGGTCACCGCGCTCGACAATGTTTCGCTCGATATCTCGGCCGGCAAATTCTTCATGATCGTCGGGCCGTCCGGCTGCGGCAAAACCACGCTGCTGCGTATCCTCGCGAATCTCGAGACCCCTACCAGCGGAACGGTCGAAATCACGTCGCCCGCGCAGAATCGGCCGAGCAATTCGATGGTCTTTCAGGGCGATTCGCTGCTTCCGTGGATGACGGTGTTCGACAATGCCGCTTATGGATTGACGCTTCGCGGTGTACCGAAAGCGCGAATTCGCGAAACCGTCGACTACTACCTCGATCGCACCGGCCTCACGCGTTTTGCGAAGGCCTATCCTCATCAGTTGTCGGGCGGTATGCGGCAACGCGTTTCTATCGTCCGTGCGTTTGCGAACGATCCCGACATCCTGTTGATGGACGAACCATTCTCGGCGCTCGATGAACAGAACAAGCTTCTGTTGCAGGAAGAGTTGCTGCGCATTTGGGACGAAACACGCAAAACGGTGTTGTTCATCACACACAGTGTGGACGAAGCAGCGACGCTAGGCGATCACATCATGATCATGACCGCGCAGCCCGGCCGCGTCAAACGCATCATCGATGTTCCGTTCCAGCGCCCACGCTCGGTGCTCGAACTGCGCGCACAGCCGGAATACGGCGAATTTGTTTATTCCATCTGGGGCGAATTGCGCGAGGAAGTCGAGCGCGTGCGTTCCCGCGACCTCGGTGAGAAAGCATGA
- a CDS encoding ABC transporter permease, whose amino-acid sequence MGLIDIRFFPAPTHIFSTFIALVEDGSLWDNTSATLLRLLWGGLIGGIPALLLGVATGLSKPLRAVFEPLIAATYPVPKSAIFPLLMLICGLGEASKIAMVAIGVFYPMLINTTTGVLEINKIYLEVGRNFRANPWQVFRTIALPGAVPHIMSGIKLGFGLGLMLIAIAEMIGSKSGLGYMIWNAWELLSVEQMYVGLIVIAVLGYGISLLLNEIERKLIPWK is encoded by the coding sequence ATGGGCCTCATCGACATACGCTTCTTTCCCGCACCTACGCATATTTTCAGCACCTTTATCGCGCTCGTCGAGGACGGCTCGCTGTGGGACAACACGTCGGCAACGCTGTTGCGTCTGTTGTGGGGCGGCTTGATCGGCGGCATTCCTGCCCTGCTGCTGGGCGTTGCAACGGGTCTTTCCAAGCCGCTGCGCGCCGTATTCGAGCCGCTGATTGCCGCGACCTATCCGGTTCCGAAGAGCGCCATTTTTCCGCTGCTGATGCTGATTTGCGGCCTCGGCGAAGCGTCGAAAATCGCGATGGTCGCTATCGGCGTCTTTTATCCGATGCTGATCAATACGACGACGGGTGTGCTCGAAATCAACAAGATCTATCTGGAGGTGGGCCGCAATTTCCGTGCGAACCCATGGCAGGTATTTCGCACGATCGCACTGCCCGGTGCCGTGCCGCACATCATGAGCGGCATCAAGCTCGGTTTCGGCTTGGGTCTGATGCTGATCGCCATCGCCGAAATGATCGGCTCGAAGAGCGGTCTGGGCTACATGATCTGGAATGCGTGGGAATTGCTGTCGGTCGAACAGATGTATGTCGGCCTGATCGTTATTGCCGTGCTTGGCTACGGCATTTCCCTGCTGCTGAATGAAATTGAACGCAAGCTGATTCCGTGGAAGTGA
- a CDS encoding class II aldolase/adducin family protein: MLVDAILMLERAEVIDFNGHFSWRVPGRDQMLINSGASVRSALTADDIVTIDFDGNLIEGDAVPPMEFHIHSEIYRKRADVNSVVHTHPTWSTLFSMTGNVVQPVIMQASVLGEIQQFPKTASINKKPLGEELAECLGRHRVAMLKSHGAVIAAEGILETFVLAFYLEENAHRQYLAQQIGEPMVLSPEQVETISRNLWKPNLLQKVWDYHAGKLRA, encoded by the coding sequence ATGCTCGTTGATGCAATCCTGATGCTCGAACGCGCGGAGGTGATCGACTTCAACGGTCACTTTAGCTGGCGTGTACCCGGTCGGGATCAGATGTTGATCAATTCAGGGGCCTCGGTGCGCAGCGCGCTTACCGCGGACGACATCGTAACGATCGACTTCGACGGCAACCTGATTGAAGGCGACGCAGTCCCGCCGATGGAATTCCATATCCACTCGGAAATCTATCGAAAGCGTGCCGACGTCAATTCGGTCGTGCATACGCACCCTACCTGGTCCACGCTGTTCAGTATGACCGGAAATGTCGTGCAACCCGTGATCATGCAGGCGTCGGTACTCGGTGAGATCCAGCAGTTCCCTAAAACGGCCTCGATCAACAAAAAGCCGCTCGGTGAAGAGCTCGCGGAATGTCTCGGCAGGCACCGCGTCGCAATGCTCAAATCGCACGGCGCAGTGATCGCGGCCGAAGGCATTCTGGAGACGTTCGTGCTCGCGTTTTATCTCGAGGAGAACGCGCATCGTCAGTATCTCGCGCAGCAGATCGGTGAACCGATGGTGCTGTCGCCTGAACAGGTCGAGACGATCAGTCGCAATCTGTGGAAGCCCAATCTGCTGCAAAAGGTGTGGGACTATCACGCCGGCAAGCTTCGCGCCTAA
- a CDS encoding CobW family GTP-binding protein, giving the protein MHHERIPIYVMTGFLGSGKSTLLARWMKETPFSNAALIVNEIGEVGLDHATLGFAGDTSTLLADACVCCNGLPALNEALETLFWARLHRSIPRFGMVVIETTGLADPGPLVASLSLNSLVKERYCIAGTFTTIAAHHAANTLARFDEARAQLQGADVVVLTHTDITAPSEVDAAESLIGKYYAGSHILRSANGNLWLREALTQLSRPVQRAEREPIPDKPLSRLTRSHGAVTRFIELDDVPDSSALCARLHEITSQYGESLLRLKGCVHLKNGRSPVIVQFVLGDRFAQITEATSNMAGVKSGLTLIVKRN; this is encoded by the coding sequence ATGCATCACGAACGTATTCCAATCTATGTGATGACCGGGTTTCTCGGTAGCGGCAAGTCGACGCTGCTGGCACGCTGGATGAAGGAGACGCCGTTTTCCAATGCGGCGCTTATCGTCAATGAAATTGGTGAAGTTGGCCTCGATCACGCGACGCTTGGATTTGCGGGCGATACATCGACGCTGCTCGCGGACGCCTGTGTATGCTGCAACGGCCTGCCGGCGCTGAACGAAGCACTCGAAACGCTATTCTGGGCACGCCTGCATCGCAGCATCCCGCGTTTCGGCATGGTTGTGATCGAAACGACCGGGCTTGCCGATCCGGGTCCGCTTGTCGCGTCACTGAGTCTGAATTCGCTCGTGAAAGAGCGCTATTGCATCGCCGGTACGTTCACGACGATTGCCGCACATCATGCGGCCAATACGCTCGCACGCTTTGATGAAGCACGCGCGCAGCTGCAAGGCGCGGATGTGGTGGTCCTGACACATACGGATATTACGGCGCCATCGGAAGTCGATGCGGCGGAGTCGCTGATAGGAAAGTACTACGCGGGTTCGCACATCCTCCGCTCGGCGAACGGCAATCTCTGGCTACGCGAAGCACTGACGCAGCTTTCGCGACCCGTGCAGCGTGCTGAACGCGAGCCCATTCCTGACAAACCCCTTTCGCGATTGACTCGTAGTCACGGGGCTGTCACGCGTTTCATCGAATTGGACGACGTGCCGGATAGCAGCGCACTGTGCGCGCGTCTACACGAAATTACATCGCAGTACGGCGAGTCGCTTTTGCGGTTAAAGGGTTGCGTTCACCTGAAAAATGGACGTTCACCCGTCATCGTGCAATTCGTACTGGGCGACAGGTTCGCGCAGATTACCGAGGCGACATCGAACATGGCCGGCGTGAAAAGCGGGCTGACATTGATCGTGAAGAGAAACTAG
- a CDS encoding non-heme iron oxygenase ferredoxin subunit — protein sequence MSHACAFAHLCHAGDVAEGKAIKVEKNGLTLAVFNIQGEYFVTDDTCTHGPGSLSEGYIDGDTVECDFHNGSFNIKTGEVVAPPCMIPLRTYRTHVEDGVVVIETDGE from the coding sequence ATGAGTCACGCTTGTGCATTTGCCCACCTGTGCCACGCAGGAGATGTCGCTGAAGGTAAAGCGATCAAGGTCGAAAAGAACGGCCTGACGCTCGCCGTCTTCAACATCCAGGGCGAGTATTTCGTAACGGACGACACCTGTACGCATGGTCCGGGTTCGCTGTCGGAAGGCTATATCGATGGCGACACGGTGGAATGCGATTTCCACAATGGCTCGTTCAATATCAAGACCGGCGAGGTGGTCGCGCCGCCGTGCATGATTCCGCTCCGGACGTACAGGACGCACGTTGAAGATGGCGTAGTTGTCATCGAAACGGACGGCGAATGA
- a CDS encoding aromatic ring-hydroxylating dioxygenase subunit alpha, translating into MLRKEQNDLVTQTGPGTPMGELFRRYWLPALLSEELAEPGGEPVRLQLLSERMLAFRDSEGKLGLIDEFCAHRGVSLWFGRNEEGGIRCPYHGWKYDVTGQCVDVPSEAKESGYAERIKLKSYPLVEQGGVIWVYMGPADQTPPLPAWEFSTVPASQSFMSKRIQECNWLQALEGGIDSSHVSFLHSGSLNSDPLFKGAKGNQYNLNDLAPVFEVVEASGGLAIGVRRNAEDDQYYWRITPWVMPCFTMVPPRGDHPIHGHFWVPIDDHNCWAWSFDYHPTRDLTEHEVQAMNDGKGIHVRYVPGSNYVPEQNKTNNYLMDRAAQKAGITYSGIDGIAMQDASLQESMGPIQDRTRENLVGTDNGIIMMRSRIMKSARALAENGTLPPGRDPESQKVRSVAILLKRETPFSEGARDALIAEKGKKHQSI; encoded by the coding sequence ATGTTGAGAAAAGAACAAAACGATCTCGTTACCCAAACCGGTCCCGGCACGCCGATGGGCGAACTGTTTCGTCGTTACTGGCTCCCGGCGCTTCTGTCGGAGGAGCTTGCGGAGCCTGGTGGCGAACCGGTTCGTCTGCAACTGCTGTCGGAACGCATGCTTGCGTTCCGCGACTCGGAAGGCAAGCTGGGCCTGATCGACGAATTCTGCGCACACCGTGGCGTGTCGTTGTGGTTCGGCCGCAATGAAGAAGGCGGTATTCGCTGCCCGTATCACGGCTGGAAATACGACGTGACCGGCCAGTGCGTCGACGTACCGTCCGAAGCAAAGGAAAGCGGCTACGCGGAAAGAATCAAGCTGAAGTCGTATCCACTCGTCGAGCAGGGCGGCGTCATCTGGGTGTACATGGGACCGGCCGACCAGACGCCGCCACTGCCGGCGTGGGAATTCTCGACCGTGCCCGCAAGCCAGTCGTTCATGAGCAAACGGATTCAGGAATGCAACTGGCTGCAGGCACTCGAGGGCGGCATCGATTCGAGCCACGTTTCGTTCCTGCACAGCGGCAGCCTCAACTCGGATCCGCTGTTCAAGGGCGCGAAGGGCAACCAGTACAACCTGAACGATCTGGCTCCCGTGTTCGAAGTCGTCGAAGCGTCGGGCGGTCTGGCGATCGGCGTGCGCCGTAATGCGGAGGACGATCAATATTACTGGCGTATTACGCCGTGGGTCATGCCCTGCTTCACGATGGTTCCGCCGCGCGGAGATCACCCGATACACGGCCACTTCTGGGTACCGATCGATGACCACAACTGCTGGGCGTGGAGCTTCGACTACCATCCGACGCGCGATCTGACCGAACACGAAGTGCAGGCGATGAACGACGGCAAGGGCATCCACGTGCGCTACGTGCCGGGCAGCAACTACGTTCCCGAGCAAAACAAGACGAACAACTATCTGATGGACCGTGCCGCGCAGAAGGCAGGCATCACGTACAGCGGTATCGACGGCATCGCGATGCAGGACGCCTCGCTTCAGGAAAGCATGGGGCCGATCCAGGATCGTACGAGAGAGAACCTGGTGGGCACCGACAACGGCATCATCATGATGCGCAGCCGGATCATGAAGTCCGCGCGTGCACTCGCCGAAAACGGCACGCTGCCGCCGGGGCGCGATCCGGAGTCGCAGAAGGTTCGTTCGGTCGCGATTCTGCTGAAGCGTGAAACGCCGTTCAGCGAAGGCGCGCGCGATGCGCTGATCGCGGAAAAAGGCAAGAAGCACCAATCGATCTAA
- a CDS encoding chromate transporter, whose product MSTIEESTAAPVTQKVSLWDIFATFVRISVMSFGGSTSAWSYRAVVEERKWMDNDAFVAGMTLSQILPGANPVNVSLYIGQRLRGSLGALAGALGMISPALIVVLVLAVLYTRLSGYPLTHFLLFGIAAAGVGATFSMGAKVAVRIERKLLRYAFAIVAFVAVGVLHWPTVPVVLVLAPLSILCAAIGN is encoded by the coding sequence ATGTCTACCATCGAAGAATCCACTGCCGCGCCCGTGACTCAAAAAGTCTCGTTATGGGACATATTCGCAACCTTCGTGCGCATCAGCGTGATGTCGTTCGGCGGTAGTACTTCCGCATGGTCCTATCGTGCCGTCGTGGAAGAACGCAAATGGATGGATAACGATGCGTTCGTCGCCGGTATGACGCTGTCGCAAATCTTGCCGGGCGCAAACCCGGTCAATGTCTCGCTTTATATCGGCCAGCGTCTGCGTGGGTCGCTCGGCGCGCTCGCCGGCGCGCTCGGCATGATCTCCCCTGCGCTGATCGTCGTGCTCGTGCTGGCGGTGCTCTATACGCGTCTGTCGGGCTATCCGCTCACGCACTTTCTGCTGTTCGGCATCGCCGCCGCCGGCGTAGGTGCGACGTTCTCGATGGGTGCCAAGGTGGCGGTGCGTATCGAACGCAAGCTGCTCCGCTATGCGTTCGCCATCGTCGCTTTCGTCGCGGTGGGCGTGCTGCATTGGCCTACCGTCCCCGTCGTGCTCGTGCTCGCGCCGCTCAGCATCCTTTGTGCCGCTATAGGAAACTAA
- a CDS encoding chromate transporter, which yields MDNVLLRIILLFAPLSALSFGGGQTIIADIQHQSVTVYHWLSGQEFADLFAISRVSPGPTTLISALIGWHMEGLVGALIATLAMYIPSSVVFVTVTLFWHKSEGTRWRRAIERGLAPVAVGLIFAGAVAVMESMHATMFAWVTTAIAGGIVYFTKLNPYVLMSGVALIYVAAFYVPLF from the coding sequence ATGGATAACGTCCTGCTAAGAATCATTCTTCTATTCGCACCGCTTTCCGCACTGTCGTTCGGCGGCGGCCAGACCATCATCGCCGATATCCAGCATCAGAGCGTGACGGTTTATCACTGGCTGTCGGGTCAGGAATTCGCTGACCTGTTCGCTATCTCTCGCGTATCTCCTGGGCCGACCACGCTGATTTCCGCGCTGATCGGCTGGCATATGGAGGGCCTCGTCGGTGCGCTCATTGCGACGCTCGCCATGTATATCCCGTCGTCGGTGGTATTCGTGACCGTGACGCTGTTCTGGCACAAGAGTGAAGGTACGCGCTGGCGTCGCGCCATCGAGCGCGGGCTGGCACCTGTTGCGGTTGGTCTGATTTTCGCCGGGGCCGTCGCCGTGATGGAATCGATGCACGCGACGATGTTCGCGTGGGTAACAACGGCTATTGCAGGTGGCATCGTCTACTTCACGAAGCTCAATCCGTACGTTCTGATGTCGGGCGTGGCGCTGATTTATGTGGCTGCGTTCTACGTGCCGCTTTTTTAG